CACCGGCGTTCCTTCACCTAGGTTGTCGCCTGTGTTGTCACCTGTGAGGGAGTCAACGGAATTAGAGCGAAGCTTACCGTCCTTAGTAGCTTGTGCAATCGCTGCCCTGATTGCTTTTGCCATTTCGATTTGGTTAGCACCAACAGGAGTTTTGATTTTAAACGTTGGCATTCCCGTGTCCTGGCAGATTGGCGACACTTTGTCGTCCGCCATTTTGATGTTTTTCGTAATGGTGGCTAAGCTCATTGCTGATCTTGTGCCAGCGCTTTCACGTTCTTTCGCAGCAGCAACTGCACGTCGAACGTCCTTTGGCAGGTTTGTAGATGTTTCAACAATGAGTTGATACATACTCTCCTGAAACTTTTCGATGTTCATTTGGTTTCCCCTTCCTCATGGTTCGAAAGTTTTTCGATAGTTTGAATATTTTTATTATTTGTCAACAATGTCTATTATACTCTGATAGAGATTAGATGAAAAGTATCAGGAATTGGGGAACCATGTCAGATTTCTTGGAATGATGCTTTCATCCTTTTGTAGGCTATTTTTCCATAAAAAAAATAGCCAGGTTGGTGTCCCGGCTATTCTTCGTCTAAATCACGATTATTAAATTCACGGCATTTGGATTCGAGCTCATCAATAAATGAAATAAGACGGTCGATATCCTCTAAATCAGCATCTTCTGGATCAATTGCATCAAGGACATCGATAAACATATTTAAGCGATGCTTTAAAAAATCAACCTGTTGGTTTTTATCCTGGATTTTGCTACCCAAAACGTTCTCCCCTTTCAGTTTCGATACCATCCTACCGAAAAAAACGACAATGCGCAATGTTTTCTTCTATTATTCCCTGATTTGGGTGGTGAAAACCCGTGAAAAAAACGCCACTGGGGCGTTTTTTTAATGTCCAAAATTTTTTATCGGTTCCATTTGGATTTTTATCGGTCGCTTTGAATTTTTTATCGGTCGCTTCACGAAATTTATCGGTCGCTTTACCAATTTTATCGGTCAATTTGGATAATGTCACACCCTAAAGAGATGACCGGTCCAGCTTATCGGCCCTATTTTTAGTTTTATCGACCTTATTTTAAAGTTTATCGACCCTATTCCATGATTTATCGACCTTATTCCCAATTTTATCGGCCAAAGTGGAAAATCTCACAGACTACAATAGAGTTGACCTGAACTAGTTCTCTGCCCAGTTATCGGCCAATGTAAATAATATCACCAAGCTCAAGCCACCGTTTTGTCCCACATACCATTACCGCGGTCTTTCAGCAGCAGCAAAGCTGAACGATACATGATCCTGGATCGGAATCCATGCACCAACCCCTTGAGAGGTTACGTTTTTAATGACGATAATCTTTTTATTGCCTTTGAGCATTAAATAGACTTCGCCGTAGGTGACTTTGCCCTTTTCATTAACGGCTGGGGCGAAACCATACAAATAGCCTAGACGTTTCGGCGGGATGTTGTAGATTTGGTCATTTTTAGTACCCAATCCGATTACGGTTTCAAATGCTAGTGGAAGTTTTGTTTTTTCCATTGCCTTTAACAGCATCATTTTTTTAACATCCTCAGAATTTGGAATCTTTGTAGTGAGGCCGCCACGAATGAGCTTCTGTGCCTCCTGTACATAGTGCGTTTGATATGGCTGGTTGCCACCACGGTTGTCGTAATAGTTTGTATTGATTTTTTGATATTCCCAGTTGGGAGCGGTTTCGACTGACTCGTAATTTAATGGCCACTGACCTAGGTAAATAACGGCTCGATATCCTATAGCAAATGGTGTGCTGTTAATGTTTGACTCATTGAGCATACGGATTAAATCCGGATTCTCAATTTTCACCTTTGTAGATTCAAGCAATTTTTTTGTTAATTCACTTGGCTGTAATAGTGGCATATCCTGTGTTGGATTCGGATACGTATTTTCCTTTGCAATATTTTTAACTGAGTTTGGAACATGATATTGTTCAACGTTTTGAGCTTTCGGTTGACTCGGCTTTCCTTTTTCATTTTCGGCAAAGGTTTGAGGTAAGAATGAAAGCATAATTAAGCTACATAGTGCCAAAATGGATAATAATTTTCTCACAATGTCAAACTCCCTTCATATCCTATCAATCGATATGACTAGTTTTTTCGGAGTCCATAAAAATTATCCATCGATTCCTCAAACAGCGAAAAAAATAATCATTCGTTCCCTGCTAAGGAAAATAAACAAAAAAAGTGCCCTGCTTATGAAACGCGCAAGGCACAAAAAAAATTATAATAAATAAAAACCGATGCCCATAATGACATAGGCGGCAAGTAAGGTTAAGCCTTCAAACCAGTTTGTTTCACCATCGTTTGAGAGAATAACCATCAACAAGACCGATGATACCATTGCGACAAGCTCTGGCATCGTGAACACGAGCGGCATTTGAGTTGGAAAGAATAAAGAAACAAGCATCAACACAGGTGCAACAAACATTGCGACCTGTAATGTTGACCCAACCGCAATTTCCACCGCGATGTCCATCTTATTTTTAAACGCCATAATGACCGCTGAAGCATGCTCGGCAGCATTTCCGACAATCGCAACGATGATAACCCCGATGAATAGCTCAGTCCAGCCAAATGAATGAGCAACAGATTCAAATGTATGTACAAGCTTTTCTGAAACATAGGCAACGGCAACAGTTGCTAAAGCCAAAATCGCAATCGCCTTACCTTTGCTCCATTCTGGTTCTTCTTCATGATGCTCTTCTGCCCCACTATCACCATGCTGATAAACCCCGCGGTGTGTAACAAGCTTGAAAAATAGTGCCGATAAATAAAGTGCAATTAATATGACAGAGATTCCAATACTTAAGTTAATTGTTTTGGCTTCATTCATTTCTAGTGAAAAAACTTCAGGAATGACAAACGCTACGAACACCGCAAACATCAGTAATCCAGAATTATGTCTGGCATCATAAACGTTAAATTTCTGACGTTTAAATTTGAGGCCGCCAATAAAAAATGATAAACCAGCAACGAGAAGTAAATTCCCGAGCACCGAACCGGTTAAGGAAGCAAGGACAACGCCAATTAATCCAGCTTTTAAAGCAAAAATCGAGATGATGAGCTCAACTGCATTTCCGAAGGTGGCATTGAGCAAGCCGCCAATTCGCGGTCCGGTAACAATCGCCAGACTCTCGGTTGCTCGTCCCATAAAGCTTGCCAAGGCAATGATCGTTAAGCAATAAATAACAAATAGAAGGATACTTGGCCAGTGCAGAAGGGTTCCGATAACCGATAAAGGAACACCAACAAAAGTCAGTATCATAAAGATTTTATTTACCATTTCAACTACTCCTTTTCTAACATAGGAAATTATTTCCTCACCCAATTAAGAGATTACACTATTTTTTTAGTAGATGAAATATAAAGTTCCATATTTCTTGCAAAGTATTCCATTACCCTATACGATCATGAAAGGAAATATATTATGGAGATATAATAATGAATATAAACTCACAAGCCCGTTTCTGGATTTTAATTGGGATCGTCGCTATTTCAGGCTATTCGCAAGGGATGCTTCTCCCGCTTATTGCGATTATTTTTGAAGAGGCAGGTGTTTCCTCAACCTTAAACGGCTTAAATGCTACTGCTCTTTATCTTGGTGTACTCTTTATTGCTCCCTTTATGGAGGGATTATTACGGAAGCTTGGTTATAAGCCAATCATTTTAACAGGCGGTCTATCTGTCGTTATTTCGATTGCATTATTTCCCGTTTGGAAATCGTTTTGGTTTTGGTTTATTTTGCGCTTAATTATTGGCATTGGCGATCATATGCTTCATTTTGGCACACAAACGTGGATCACATACCTTTCACCTGCCCATAAACGCGGCAGGAATTTATCTTTATACGGGTTATTTTTCGGACTTGGCTTTGCAGTTGGACCATTTATGACAAGGCTGGTATATGTAAATGAGGCCCTTCCGTTTATTGTGTCATCCATTCTTACCCTCATGGCTTGGGGTACGGTTTGGTTATTGAAAAATGAATTTCCTGAACAAGTGGGAGATAACCAATCGTTCTTTAGTGTTTTCAAGCGGTTTGGGAAGGTGTTTAAATATGGTTGGGTCGCCTTTCTTCCTCCTTTTGGGTATGGATTTTTGGAAGCGTCATTAAATGGGAATTTTCCTGTTTATGCACTTCGAACCGGGCTAGGTGTCAGTGCGGTTTCGTTCATTTTGCCTTCGTTTGCGATCGGCGGAATTATATTCCAATTACCACTCGGGATGCTGAGCGATAAATTTGGTCGTAAACATATTTTAACGACGATTATGCTGCTTGGGTTTGGCTGTTTTACGATCGCAGGGCTTCTGCAGGATTCAGTCATCGGACTAACGATTTGTTTCTTTATCGCGGGAATGCTTGTGGGCTCGACTTTCTCACTCGGAATTAGTTATATGGCTGATTTGTTATCAAGAGAATTACTTCCAGCCGGGAATTTAATGTGTGGGATTTTTTATAGCCTTGGCAGTATTAGCGGGCCCTTTATCGGAGGACTTACGATTCAGTTTTTGCCAAACGGAGCTTTTTTCTACGTCATTAGTACGATGTTATTGCTCATCTTTATTGCGATAGCAGGATTCCGGCCTGAAAGCAACTGGCAAACAAAATCAACCTAACAGAAAACGGGAAGCACGCAAGGCTTCCCGTTTTTATTTTAGTGATAACCGTTAGATCCATTGGCTGAGCCTGAGGTTTTTTGTTTTGGATGATTCTTTTTCCCTTTTTGTTTTGTCCCGCCGTCTTTTTTTGTATGCTTCGTCATGACTGATCCCTCCGTTAAAAGATGTGGTGCGATTCCACGTCTTTATTTTGAATCGGAACAGGAAACTTACTAGCGGTAAGTTAAGGGATTTTTAGCAATTGTCCTTTCTTACTGTGTAAAACGCATTGATTTCGCCGCCTAAAATAATGATAAATCCGGATAAATAAAACCAAATCATCAAAACAATAATCGCGCCAATACTGCCGTATGTCGCAGAATAATTGGCAAAGTTCCCAACATAATAGGAAAATGCCAACGATGTTACAATCCAGCCTACGGTAGCAAAAACAGCTCCTGGAACCGCACTTAAGCAGGTCAATCTTTTATTAGGGGCAATCCAGTACAGTCCAGTAAACACACAGAAAAGAAAAATTGAACTGAAAACCCAACGCAATGCATTCCAGACTTTAAGAAACTGCTCTGAGAATCCAAATTCGGAAAAAAGAAAATAACCAATTTGCCTTCCAAAAGCCGGGAGAAGCAAGGCAACAACAATCACCATTATCATCCCAATCGTCAACAAAATCGCAATCCCTCTTTCGACGATAAAGGATCGGTTTTCCAGGACATCGTATGCTCTATTAAAGGCAGCGACGATGGCGTGAATTCCATTTGATGCGGACCACAAGGTAGCAATTACCCCGAAGGACAATAGTTTCCCATTTTTGTCCAGGATATCGGATAAGCTTGTCTCAATTAACACCGCCGTGTCACCTGGCGCATAGTCCTTAATAAAGCTAAGCAAATATTCCTGGGTCATTGAAAAATAAGGGAGCAATGTCACTAAAAAAATTAATAACGGAAATAACGAAAGCAAAAAAAAGTAAGCTAATTGTGCGGACAACCCTGAAATATCATCTCTTCCGATTCGCAGCCACAAATGCTTGATGATCGCTGTATTGATAGACACGATTTGATCACCTTTTCTTCTCAAAATCTTAATTTAACTTTGCTTGTCTTGGGGATTATGCTCCGTTTCAGTATATGTATCTTTGATATCGAAAAATACATCCTTTGTTTCTTTTACCACATTAACAACATGTGGAGTGGCCTCCGTTAATTCCTCAACCTTTTCTTTAATAAAGAAAATATCATCGCTAACCTGCTCAATCGTTTGTCTGACCTGCTCGGATGTTGTTTTTACTTTGTCAACCACTTCACCTGGATTTTGAATCATATGAGCAACATTCTTCGTCGCCTTCTTGCAATTAGTTGCCACCGCATTCCGAGTCGGCTTATCGAGCAGACTTAAAGCTCCACCCGCCAATGCCCCAAGAATAATACCTTTCCAGAAGTTCCTTGCTTCGCCCATGTTTTTTCCTCCTTTTAAAGCTCCGCCTTTATCTTTTGCAGCAGCTCGTAACAGCCATCTTTTACTAATTGAAACACTTCATCGAAGTTGCCTGTGTAGTATGGATCCGGGACATCCTTGCCATTGTGGAGCTTCGATAAATCGAGCAATCTAAATACTTGAGCATGATGTGATGCTTGCCTTAAGTCTTCAACATCATCCTGATTTTTCCAGGTCCATTGCAATAATATAATCAAACTCTGTTAGGTCCTCTATTTTAATTTTTCTTGCAACAAGGCCCTCAGTGCTAATATTATTTTCGTTTAATATTTTTCTTGTTCCCTGATGAGGCGGATGACCTATGTGCCAGTCCCCAGTTCCCGCAGAATCAATTTCTATTCTATCCTCTAAGCCTTCCCTACTTACAAGATCTCGAAACACCGCTTCAGCCATCGGCGAACGGCAAATATTGCCCAAACACACGAATAAAACCTTCTTCATCTATCTTCCTCCTTAACCTATATTTTCTCTATATTATAAGTTACTTTCAAGCGACAATGGGGTTGTTTTCGTTGACTTTCAATTCTGAACATGAAAAGATGGGTTTATTACTTGTGAAAGGATGAACTGTGTGAATTTATCCCAGAAGTCAGTTGAAAATGTAGAATTCATGATTGAGAAAATAAAAGAAAAATTGAGAGTAATGAACTTCGGTGCGATCAAACCATCCCATTTTGATGAGGAAATGTACGAGGAGCTCAAGGATATTTACGAATTAGTCATGAAAAAAGAAAATTTCAGTATTAGTGAAATGCAAGCAATCGTTGAGGAATTAGGAAGCCTCCGCAAATAATGATGGACAAAAAAGGGGTGCTGCCACCCCTTTTTTGTATGATGGTTGAAATTAGTCTTCTTGCTCAGTTAGGATGATTGGGCCAGCTTTCGTAATCGCAATCGTATGTTCATATTGTGCGGAATACTTCCCGTCAATGGTCCGTGCTGTCCAGCCATTATTGTCCATCTTCGATTCATAGCTTCCGACATTAATCATAGGCTCAATCGTGAATACCATTCCTTCTTTTATCCGACCACCTTTACCTGGAAGTCCAAAATGTGGAACATCGGGCTTCTCATGAATAACTGCCCCAATACCATGCCCAATAAAGTTACGAACAACGGAAAATCCTTCGCCTTCTGCATAGGTTTGAATGGCATGACCGATATCACCGATACGATTCCCTGGTCTTGCTTGTTCAATTCCCTTATATAATGCCATCTTCGTAACATGTAAGAGCTTGGCCGTCTCATCTGGCAGCCTCCCAACACCGTAAGACCATGCAGAATCAGCTAGAGAGCCATTATAATTCACTACCATATCAATTGTTACGATATCCCCTTCGTTTAATGGTTGCTTTCGTGGGAATCCATGGCAAATTTCATCATTGATGCTCGCACAGGTTGCATATTGATATCCTTTATACCCCTTTTGCTCGGGAGTTGCTCCTTTTTGCTTTAAAAAGCTTTCGACGAACTGATCAATTTCCCACGTTGTAATCCCTGGTTTAATGATCTTCGCAATTTCTTTATGGCAAGCAGCTAGAATTTCACCAGCCTTTTTCATTCCTGCAATTTCCCTTTCAGATTTTAATACAATCATAATTCCTCCACCTTTCTAGCCAACAGTAGTAAAATGTTATATGTAAATACATGCTTCGATTAGCGTCATACCATACAGTATATCATTTAACTAGTTTAATCTCTTTCTTCTTAGCTTCGTACACTTCAGTCAAAATACAAGTTATTCCAACAAAATTTTCGTTCGCTGCATGGAACATTTATCCTAGCTTTGATATAATATCATTATATATGAATAAGGTGAGTGAAGCTTAATGATAGGTGATCGAGTAAAAAGGCTTCGTCTTGAGAAGAAAATGTCACTAACAGAGCTTGCTGATCAAGCAGGTGTTGCGAAGTCTTATTTAAGTTCATTAGAACGCAATCTACAATCTAATCCCTCTATTCAATTCCTAGAAAAAATAGCAACCGTCCTTGGCGTATCTGTTGATTATTTTATCCTTAATAAACAAAACACTGATCAATTAGACAAGGATTGGATTGATTTAGTCAAAGAAGCAATGGATTCTGGTGTTACGAAAGACCAATTTCGTGAATACTTGGAATTTAACAAATGGAAAATTAACCAAAATAAATAAAAAGAGGCTGCGCAGCCTCTTTTTATTTATTTCTAGATTGTAAAATTCCCTCTTCTTCCGCTCCGCTTTTCTTTGAAATACCAGGGCTTTTAAAAGAAAACAGATTACATATTATTAATTGTTACTTTTTTCCTTCAAAAACGTCCGAATTTCATCTTTTTCAATTCCCATCTCTAACGCTTCCATTATTAGCTGTACCCATTCAACATCCAACTCACCATTTACTAATAAATGCTTTGTCATTTTGTTCCTCCATAAATTTGGAAGCCCAGCCATCCTAGTACATTACACCTAATAAGACCTTAGATCTGTGACTTTGCGTCCCTATTTTTCAATAGGTTTGCCCTTTCTTACTTTTTCTCTATTTTACAATGTTTTATTTGGGAAATGTACAAAATTTTGTAAAAATTATAAATATTTTTTATACAAAAAATGACAAATTCTCAATAATTATTACTCATTACTGAATGATGATATGGACATTTTTCACATAATAGACGAGATTATCTTTTCAAAACTATAGTACTTATGGAGGAAAGGAAGCTGTCGAAAACTATTTAGATTAATTATGAACTTTTTGTGTCTATTATCTGAAATTTCAGATAAAATTAGTTATAGAAGGACTAAAAATAATAATCACTATATTTAGGAGGTATTTCCATGACGGTTTGGAACGTATTAAATATCGTATTTCCTCTTGCGGTTATGGTAGGGTTTGGTTTCTTTCTTGACCATGTCTCAGAAGCCGGAAGTACCCACAGAAGAAAGCAATGAATAAACATATATCCAGACGGTCATCATTTAGATGCCCGTTTTTTTATGGAAAGGAGTATTCTACATAAAAGGAAAAAATGATGCTCCTGGGGGGAAAGCATCATTTAAAAGGGTTTATTATCTAAGTTTACATGGGGGTATGTGAACCTTTGAACAATTTGATTATATAACAGACGTATTCTTTTTGTATGTGGATGATTTGTGAACTTTTTCACAAAGATTTTCCCTCCTTCTTCACATCAAATTTGCATTTTTGGGAAAGCTACAAATGGATAGAAAGGGGTGGAGAATTTGGGACGTGGTAAGAGCTTTGAGCATAAGAAAAAAGGTCATCCTGGTAATCTTCCTGACAACAGAATCACCGAAAAACACTCAAAGGAACGCATAGGTGACGAAGAGTTTATTGTTGTCCAGGAGGCGTTTAAAAACCGAGTTGACGGCGAGGATAATACTTAATGTAAATAGGGCTGACGTGAACATTCACGACAGCCTTATTTTATTCGAGATATCCTCTTCTTTTAGCCACTTAGACAATTCTTTTATATCACTAGAAAAAATGCGATCCCTCTGAATCGAACTTACTTTCTTACGTCCTTCCATATAGTACGCTCTAGTTTTATCTGCCATATGATCAATGCCACGGTAATCAACAGCCTGCATCGCACAAATAAATTCTATCGATACAACATTTCTTGTGTTTTGGACAATTTGATAAGCATGTCTGGCAGCAATCGTTCCCATACTAACATGGTCCTCTTGATTGGCCGAGGAAGGAATAGAATCAACACTCAGCCAGGGTGAGCTAATGTCTTATTTTCTGACACAAGGGCTGCCGCAGTATATTGAAGAATCATTGCTCCCGATTGTAGTCCTGGCTCCAGGACTTAAAAATGGCGGTAAATCATTTAATTGCGGATTTACTAAACGTTCAATTCTCCGTTCGGAAATACTGGCAAGCTCGGCTACGGCAATTTTCATAAAGTCCATCGCCAAGGCAATCGGTTGTCCATGAAAATTCCCTCCAGAAATAACCTGTTGATCAAAAATAAGTGGATTGTCAGATGCCGCATTCATCTCGATTTCTAATTTTTCTTTGACATAATCTAAAGCCTGCCATGTTGCGCCATGTACCTGAGGAATGCAGCGAAGTGAATAGGCATCCTGAACACGGTATTCGCCTTGACGGGTAATCAAACGGCTATTATGCAAATAAGTCCTTATCCGCCTAGCCGTCTCGATTTGCTGCTTGTATCCACGCGCGAAATGAACTTCCTCACGAAAAGCATCCATAATTCCTCTAAGACCTTCGAGTGACATTGCCGCAATTAGCTCACTTTGATATGCTAGCTTTTCTGATTCTAAAAACGTCAAAATCCCCATTGCCGTCATCGCTTGTGTCCCATTGATTAACGCAAGACCTTCCTTCGCTTCTAATGCTAGCGGACTCAGACCTGCTTGCTTTAATGCGTAGCTCGTTGGGACTGTACTTCCTTGATAATAGACTTCCCCTTCACCAATCAGTGCCAAGGCTAGATGGGATAAGGGGGCTAAATCCCCACTTGCCCCCAATGAGCCCTGCTGTGGGATGACGGGATGAATCTTTAGGTTCACCAGGTCTAGTAGCATGTTGATGACAATCGGCCTGACTCCGGAAAAACCCTTTAGTAAGGCATTTGCCCTTAAAATCAGCATTAATCGAGACACCTTTTCCAGGAAGGGCTCCCCCACCCCACAGGCATGGGAGCGAATTAAATTGAGTTGTAATTCTTTTGTTTTTTTTGAATGAATCAGAACATCGCTGAACTTTCCAAAGCCTGTATTAATTCCATACACGATCCTTTTATCTGCCACAATCTTCTCGACAATTTGATGGCTTTTTTCTACTTTCATAAGACTTCGTTGGTCCGCAACAACCTTCACATTTCCTTCTAGGGTCGCCGCTAGCTCTTCCAATGTTAAAGTCTGACCCGTTAATAGGAGCATCCATATTTCCCTCCATTACCAATATTTAATGGAGAAAGCCTCTATGATAAAAATAGATGAAGTATTCTGTATTTCCTTGTTTACATCATATGCAGATTCTCAAGTAAAAGAAGTGTAGTGAGTAACAAAAAGAGGGCTGCCCCAACCAATCATAGACATAGATAGATTGTTAAGGCAGACCCCTTTGCTATACTTTATTTATCAAACTTCATTCCTTTTAATAAATCGGCAAACGGATTGTTAAGCGGCTCTGCTTCTTTTTCCTGTTGTTTTAAATATTTTTGAACTGACCGTTTATCGACTTTTCCACCCGATTCTTTTTGGCGGCGCTGCTGGAACGATGAGAGCTTTTCCCGATATCCACATTTACATGTGAATAGCTGACCTTCGCCTTCACCACGTAGCTCCATTTTCTTTTTACATTGTGGACAACGGGCATTGGTCACACGGGCTACATTCTTTCGATGGCCGCATTCTCGGTCCTGGCAAACAAGCATTTTCCCCTTTTTGCCATTCACTTCAAGCATTGGTTTTCCACAATCCGGACATGACTTTGTTGATATATTTTCATGCTTGTAACGCTTCTCGCTTGCTTTAATAACAGCCACAATCGCTTTAGTATGCTGCTTCATTTCATTGATAAATACGTCTTTCTTTAGCTTCCCTTTTGCAATTTGCTCGAGCTTTTGCTCCCATAAAGCAGTGGTAGCTGGAGATTTTAACTCCTCTGGTACTAAATCAAGGAGCTGGCGCCCTTTTGATGTAATGTAAATGTCTTTTCCACCGCGTTTTTCAAGGAGGAATGAGTTAAATAGCTTATCAATAATATCAGCCCGAGTCGCAACTGTCCCCAGTCCACCTGTTGCTTTTAACGTGTTGGCCAGCTCTTTACTGGTTGTTTGCATATACTTAGTCGGATTTTCCATAGCTGATAAAAGAGTAGCCTCTGTGAAGCGGGCTGGAGGCTTTGTCTGCCCTGATGTTTGTGCAATCAATTTTGTTTTTAATACGTCCCCTTTTTCTATCCGAGGCAATAGCTGTTCCTTCACATCATCGGCTGTTTCTTCATCATCAAAGCGGTTTTCATATACCTCTTTCCAGCCTGCATGAACGACTGTTTTCCCCTTCGCAATAAAATTCTCGGCGCCAATTTTCGCTTGAATTGTTAATTGTTCATATTCATAGGCAGGAAAGAAAACAGCTAGGAACCGTTTAACAACAAGATCGTAAATTTTTCGCTCTTTATCGTTAAAAGCAGAGAAGTTCACATAACCTTCCGTTGGAATAATGGCATGATGATCACTAACTTTGCTGTCATCCACAAACGCTTTTGAAGTTTTTATCGGCTTGTTTAAAACTTTATTTGCCAGGCTACGGTACTCGCCTACTCCACAGGCCTTTAGCCGCTCTGCTAATGTTGGCACGATGTCTGACGAAATATAGCGTGAATCGGTCCGTGGGTACGTTAATACTTTATGCTGCTCGTATAGCTTTTGCATAATGTTCAAAGTTTCTTTTGCAGAGTAACCAAAGATTTTATTAGCATCACGTTGAAGCTCAGTTAGGTCGTACAGAGCTGGTGCAAAGGATTTCTTTGCTTTCCGTTCAATTCCGACTACTGTGGCTTCCTTTTTGCCAAGTGCTTTTACAACCGTATCGATTTTTTCCTTGTTAAAACTGCGACTATTACCGTTTGCATCCTGCCATGTAAGCTTTAAGCTATCGGTTTGCGCCTCAATCCCGTAGTACGTTTGCGCTTGAAAGTTCTTAATCTCATCCTCACGTGCAGCCACCATTGCCACAGTTGGTGTCTGGACACGACCACAGTTCAGCTGGGCATTGAATTTTGTTGTTAAGGCACGCGTTGCATTCAAGCCGATATACCAGTCAGCCTCAGAACGAGCAACAGCTGATGCATATAAATTTTCATATGCCTTGCCTGGCTTTAGGTTGGCGAAGCCATCTTTTATCGCCTTATCCGTTACAGAAGAAATCCATAGACGCTTGATTGGCTTTTTAACATTAGCCTTTTCAATGATCCAGCGTGCGACTAATTCTCCTTCTCTCCCTGCATCTGTTGCGATAATAACTTCTGTTACATCTGACCGAGTTAATTGTGATTTTACTGAGTTAAACTGCTTTCCTGTTTGTTTCATCACAACAAGCTTCATCCGCTCAGGAAGCATTGGCAAATCCTCAAGATTCCAAGTTTTATATTTATTATCGTAGATTTCCGGGTCTGCTAGTGTAACTAAATGTCCCAACGCCCAAGTCACGATAAATTTGTCCCCTTCTAAAAATCCATTTCCTTTTTTTGAGCACTTCAACACATTTGCTATATCCCGTGCAACAGAAGGCTTCTCAGCAATTACAACACTTTTTGCCATTTGTTCTAGCTCCTTTTTCCGTTCTTTGTACCGTTTACTATACCATAGTTTGATTGGGGAAATTAGTTATAGACCATTATTTTGAATCCACAAAAAAAGAGCACTGAAAATTTAGTAAAGCTAATTCTTAGAGCTTTTAGTTTCCTTTTCTTTCGTTAATCGATACAATTAGTAAAGAATATTTTGGAAAAGGAGCGTTATAAATGAGTGATTTTCTAACTAACCTTGAAAAGTATGCGGAGCTGGCGGTAAAAGTTGGCGTCAATCTCCAAGCCGGACAAACGCTAGTCATCAACACAACGATTGACTCAAAGGATTTGGTTCGATTAGTCGCTGAGAAGGCCTATAAAAATGGTGCTGCAAATGTAATCGTTAATTGGAACGATGATATTGTTTCAAGA
The DNA window shown above is from Bacillus sp. T3 and carries:
- a CDS encoding helix-turn-helix domain-containing protein; this encodes MIGDRVKRLRLEKKMSLTELADQAGVAKSYLSSLERNLQSNPSIQFLEKIATVLGVSVDYFILNKQNTDQLDKDWIDLVKEAMDSGVTKDQFREYLEFNKWKINQNK
- a CDS encoding anti-repressor SinI family protein; the protein is MTKHLLVNGELDVEWVQLIMEALEMGIEKDEIRTFLKEKSNN
- a CDS encoding DNA topoisomerase III; protein product: MAKSVVIAEKPSVARDIANVLKCSKKGNGFLEGDKFIVTWALGHLVTLADPEIYDNKYKTWNLEDLPMLPERMKLVVMKQTGKQFNSVKSQLTRSDVTEVIIATDAGREGELVARWIIEKANVKKPIKRLWISSVTDKAIKDGFANLKPGKAYENLYASAVARSEADWYIGLNATRALTTKFNAQLNCGRVQTPTVAMVAAREDEIKNFQAQTYYGIEAQTDSLKLTWQDANGNSRSFNKEKIDTVVKALGKKEATVVGIERKAKKSFAPALYDLTELQRDANKIFGYSAKETLNIMQKLYEQHKVLTYPRTDSRYISSDIVPTLAERLKACGVGEYRSLANKVLNKPIKTSKAFVDDSKVSDHHAIIPTEGYVNFSAFNDKERKIYDLVVKRFLAVFFPAYEYEQLTIQAKIGAENFIAKGKTVVHAGWKEVYENRFDDEETADDVKEQLLPRIEKGDVLKTKLIAQTSGQTKPPARFTEATLLSAMENPTKYMQTTSKELANTLKATGGLGTVATRADIIDKLFNSFLLEKRGGKDIYITSKGRQLLDLVPEELKSPATTALWEQKLEQIAKGKLKKDVFINEMKQHTKAIVAVIKASEKRYKHENISTKSCPDCGKPMLEVNGKKGKMLVCQDRECGHRKNVARVTNARCPQCKKKMELRGEGEGQLFTCKCGYREKLSSFQQRRQKESGGKVDKRSVQKYLKQQEKEAEPLNNPFADLLKGMKFDK